In a genomic window of Amblyomma americanum isolate KBUSLIRL-KWMA chromosome 4, ASM5285725v1, whole genome shotgun sequence:
- the LOC144129148 gene encoding uncharacterized protein LOC144129148, which produces MDGATGHTVQQIQEPQDVEDASVQSGIAEGIDEKQSTSTSSSLGGHQSAPQENATQQPDVTDIATTGFVPPELLNDSRLKTESTHFQHQVQVDVLVSNTKYVSNVKYKDYVLTASEGNRPASEPNMNQQSSPQTLDLHKLQDASLLQEPVQTQDKSLKYVSNVKYKEYVLTASGGNRPASEPNMNQQSSPQTLDLHKLQDASLLQEPVQTQDKSLKYVSNVKYKDYVLTASEGNRPASEPNMNQQSSPQTLDLHKLQDASLLQEPVQTQDKSLKYVSNVKYKEYVLTASGGNRPASEPNMNQQSFPQTLDLHKLQDASLLQEPVQTQDKSLKYVSNVKYKEYVLTASEGNRPASEPNMNQQSSPQTLDLHKLQDASLLQEPVQTQDKSLKYVSNVKYKEYVLTASGGNRPASEPNMNQQSSSQTLALHKPQDASLLQEPVQTQDKSLTGGTSEADENATSPSRAQHPADEIEVMVEVESHPASQNEPVVIERSASDTELCNSSNVVKGIDLDAVFSKSTECISVPARQNNGDNDFSKRPHHHREPMMRSRTLSVVSLLSTHGAAKFRLSKSQKLTLFCLCLVNFTSYISYSVIAPFYPQEATYKGMREAVSGFVFSVYALTMMVFAPIFGKLVPILGAKFIFFTGILCAGGANILFGLLDMAQDTLVFTVMSFLVRILEAVGAAGFCTASYSIVLHVYPDHISTVFGIIETCVGVGMSIGPAIGGALYSVGGFGLPFYILGCCVLLTFPVCWIIMKDIQVQAKETRTESYFTLLRIPQVIIVSIILVIGSQSQGFVEPTLEPHMRQEFDVDTSIVGSFFLVMSAIFSICSPLVGLICMKTEQRIPIMISGLIIMAAAQLLMGPAPFLGIPSNLWATLATVAVLGASFAFAYVPTMESMIRAATSGGMKEDIGTYALVSGWWNAMYSLGEVIGPSAGGVLLDLIGFPWASTVVAGGSLLTAFIATLYWCCASRTEPESFWHEGQPSSSSSVEDSDSVVSEPLGETTALLGKKKKDLQYNSL; this is translated from the exons ATGGACGGAGCGACAGGACACACTGTTCAGCAAATTCAAGAGCCCCAGGATGTTGAGGATGCTTCTGTACAATCAGGCATTGCTGAAGGGATTGATGAAAAACAATCGACTAGTACGTCCAGCAGCTTGGGTGGCCACCAGAGTGCACCCCAAGAGAACGCCACACAGCAACCAGATGTCACAGACATTGCAACAACTGGGTTTGTGCCTCCAGAGTTGCTTAACGATAGCAGGTTAAAGACAGAGTCAACCCATTTCCAGCATCAAGTACAAGTCGACGTACTTGTTTCCAACACCAAGTATGTTTCCAACGTCAAGTACAAGGATTATGTCCTTACTGCATCTGAAGGAAACAGACCAGCAAGTGAACCAAACATGAACCAGCAAAGCTCTCCACAGACATTAGACCTACATAAACTGCAGGATGCTTCACTATTGCAAGAGCCTGTGCAAACACAAGACAAAAGCCTCAAGTATGTTTCCAACGTCAAGTACAAGGAATATGTCCTTACTGCATCTGGAGGAAACAGACCAGCAAGTGAACCAAACATGAACCAGCAAAGCTCTCCACAGACATTAGACCTACATAAACTGCAGGATGCTTCACTATTGCAAGAGCCTGTGCAAACACAAGACAAAAGCCTCAAGTATGTTTCCAACGTCAAGTACAAGGATTATGTCCTTACTGCATCTGAAGGAAACAGACCAGCAAGTGAACCAAACATGAACCAGCAAAGCTCTCCACAGACATTAGACCTACATAAACTGCAGGATGCTTCACTATTGCAAGAGCCTGTGCAAACACAAGACAAAAGCCTCAAGTATGTTTCCAACGTCAAGTACAAGGAATATGTCCTTACTGCATCTGGAGGAAACAGACCAGCAAGTGAACCAAACATGAACCAGCAAAGCTTTCCACAGACATTAGACCTACATAAACTGCAGGATGCTTCACTATTGCAAGAGCCTGTGCAAACACAAGACAAAAGCCTCAAGTATGTTTCCAACGTCAAGTACAAGGAATATGTCCTTACTGCATCTGAAGGAAACAGACCAGCAAGTGAACCAAACATGAACCAGCAAAGCTCTCCACAGACATTAGACCTACATAAACTGCAGGATGCTTCACTATTGCAAGAGCCTGTGCAAACACAAGACAAAAGCCTCAAGTATGTTTCCAACGTCAAGTACAAGGAATATGTCCTTACTGCATCTGGAGGAAACAGACCAGCAAGTGAACCAAACATGAACCAGCAAAGCTCTTCACAGACATTAGCCCTACATAAACCGCAGGATGCTTCACTATTGCAAGAGCCTGTGCAAACACAAGACAAAAGCCTCACTGGAGGAACCTCTGAGGCTGACGAAAATGCCACATCTCCTTCAAGAGCCCAGCATCCTGCAGATGAAATAGAAGTCATGGTTGAAGTAGAAAGCCATCCAGCCTCCCAGAACGAGCCGGTAGTAATAGAACGCAGTGCATCAGATACTGAACTCTGCAATTCTTCAAATGTAGTGAAGGGCATTGATCTCGATGCTGTTTTCTCAAAGTCTACAGAATGTATTTCAGTGCCTGCCAGACAAAATAATGGAGATAACGACTTTTCAAAACGGCCTCATCATCATCGTGAACCCATGATGAGGTCACGGACACTGTCAGTTGTGTCTCTGTTGTCCACGCACGGCGCAGCGAAGTTTCGTCTATCAAAAAGCCAAAAGCTGactctgttctgtctttgtttaGTCAACTTTACAAGCTACATCAGCTATTCTGTAATTGCACCATTCTATCCGCAAGAGGCAA CTTACAAGGGAATGCGTGAAGCTGTGTCTGGATTTGTTTTCAGCGTTTATGCTTTGACGATGATGGTGTTTGCACCCATCTTTGGAAAGCTG GTTCCCATTCTTGGAGCAAAGTTCATATTCTTCACTGGCATTTTATGTGCTGGAGGAGCAAATATCTTGTTCGG CCTGCTCGACATGGCCCAAGACACACTCGTCTTCACTGTGATGTCATTTCTTGTGCGGATTCTAGAAGCTGTAGGAGCTGCAGGCTTCTGCACGGCATCATACTCTATAGTGCTCCATGTGTACCCAGACCACATCAGTACAGTCTTC GGCATCATTGAGACATGTGTTGGTGTTGGAATGAGCATTGGCCCTGCAATAGGTGGTGCTCTCTACAGC GTTGGTGGATTTGGACTTCCATTTTATATACTTGGCTGCTGTGTCTTGCTAACTTTTCCAGTGTGCTGGATCATCATGAAAGATATCCAAG TGCAAGCAAAAGAAACAAGGACAGAGTCATATTTCACTCTCCTCAGGATACCACAAGTGATCATAGTCTCAATAATCCTGGTCATTGGGTCTCAATCACAGGGCTTCGTTGAGCCAACTTTGGAGCCCCATATGCGACAG gaGTTTGATGTGGACACAAGCATAGTTGGCAGCTTCTTCCTAGTAATGTCCGCAATATTTTCAATATGTTCTCCACTTGTTGGTCTCATCTGCATGAAAACG GAGCAGCGCATCCCAATAATGATCAGTGGCCTAATCATAATGGCTGCTGCCCAGTTGCTAATGGGGCCAGCACCATTCTTGGGCATTCCAAG CAACCTCTGGGCTACCCTGGCCACGGTGGCTGTTCTGGGGGCTTCCTTTGCCTTCGCTTATGTGCCCACAATGGAAAGCATGATTCGTGCCGCAAC ttctggtGGCATGAAGGAGGACATTGGAACATATGCGCTTGTCTCTGGCTGGTGGAATGCCATGTACTCATTGGG